A DNA window from Anaerocolumna sp. AGMB13020 contains the following coding sequences:
- a CDS encoding MarR family winged helix-turn-helix transcriptional regulator: MSKMTENNSKLHECACRNLRMTTRVITQYYDKALQPAGIKSAQYSLLNDISVKEEGISVNELAEHAMMDQTTVTRNIELLRRNGLVKVEIEEKDSRKKRITVSTDGKAVLAAALPLWKVAQAELEQTVGREEYENFLKTLSVLKKMK, encoded by the coding sequence ATGAGTAAAATGACCGAAAATAATTCGAAATTGCATGAGTGTGCATGCCGAAACCTCCGAATGACCACCAGAGTGATAACACAATATTATGATAAAGCCTTACAGCCGGCAGGAATTAAATCTGCTCAATATTCCTTATTAAATGATATTTCGGTCAAGGAAGAAGGAATATCGGTAAACGAACTGGCAGAACATGCCATGATGGATCAGACGACTGTTACCAGGAATATAGAGCTGCTTCGCAGAAATGGATTGGTTAAAGTTGAGATAGAAGAAAAGGATTCCAGAAAAAAAAGAATAACCGTAAGTACAGATGGGAAAGCGGTACTGGCGGCTGCATTGCCTTTGTGGAAAGTGGCGCAGGCAGAATTAGAGCAGACTGTTGGAAGAGAAGAATACGAAAACTTTCTAAAAACGTTGTCAGTTCTAAAGAAGATGAAGTGA
- a CDS encoding epoxyqueuosine reductase, translating into MNSIEKLIEQKAITLGFEKCGIILTDRMKGYKDKFNERLEKVKESEPFYEGQKRLLQFQSDYPWAKSIIVITIPYSKYNVPEELEGHIGKSYLYDIRIDKSAEENKKRDEFERFLEGLGLKIAANHKFGIVGMRWAALEAGLGVIRRNNFFYSESGSWVHLEAWITDREMELCHVTDMKTCPSGCNRCVNACPTNSLEEGYTMNPLKCISFLTTHGGRNLPAEPLAEKFGQCIYGCDICQDVCPMNHKKWRGGQDFNGLAEIAPSLTAEGIMNMKEEYYRNRIQPKFFYLTAEELWKWQVNALNYMNNQYKESYRELIIKACNSEYEKVREMAEYVCRKRRLISDNSVDIG; encoded by the coding sequence ATGAATAGTATAGAGAAATTAATAGAGCAGAAGGCAATAACTTTGGGTTTTGAAAAATGCGGTATCATACTTACTGATCGGATGAAAGGTTATAAGGATAAGTTTAATGAACGGTTGGAGAAGGTAAAAGAATCTGAACCCTTTTACGAAGGGCAGAAAAGACTCCTTCAATTTCAATCAGATTATCCTTGGGCAAAATCCATTATTGTTATCACTATCCCTTATTCCAAATATAATGTACCGGAGGAATTGGAAGGTCATATCGGTAAATCCTATCTATATGATATTCGAATAGATAAGAGTGCCGAGGAAAACAAAAAACGTGATGAATTCGAAAGATTTTTGGAGGGGCTTGGGTTGAAAATAGCTGCAAACCATAAATTTGGTATAGTAGGTATGCGATGGGCTGCTTTGGAAGCCGGCCTTGGGGTTATAAGAAGAAATAATTTCTTCTACTCAGAGTCTGGTTCCTGGGTACATCTTGAGGCTTGGATCACGGACAGAGAGATGGAACTATGTCACGTAACAGATATGAAGACCTGTCCCTCTGGTTGTAATCGTTGTGTAAATGCCTGCCCTACAAATTCTTTAGAGGAGGGGTATACCATGAATCCATTGAAATGTATATCATTTCTTACCACCCATGGTGGCAGAAATCTTCCGGCTGAACCTCTGGCAGAGAAGTTCGGACAATGCATATATGGATGTGATATTTGCCAGGACGTGTGTCCTATGAATCACAAAAAGTGGAGGGGAGGGCAAGACTTCAACGGTTTGGCTGAAATAGCACCTTCACTTACTGCAGAAGGTATTATGAATATGAAAGAAGAGTACTACAGGAACAGGATTCAGCCAAAATTCTTCTACCTTACTGCTGAGGAATTATGGAAATGGCAGGTAAATGCGTTAAACTATATGAATAACCAATATAAGGAAAGCTATAGGGAGCTGATTATCAAAGCCTGTAATAGTGAATATGAAAAAGTTAGAGAAATGGCTGAGTATGTCTGCAGGAAGCGGAGACTGATAAGTGATAATAGTGTTGACATAGGCTGA